The DNA region GCTGACGAAGTCGTAGCTGACCTCGCGGATCTCCTCGCTGACGTCGAAGGAGTTTGGGATGGGCAGGTTGGCCTGTGCACCGCCGAGTTCCTCGATCACCGCCAGCCACTGCTGCTGGTGCATGGTGTCGCGGGCGATCAGGAAGCGCAGCATGTCCTTCATGCCGGGGTCGTCGGTGAGTTCCAGCAGCCGGCAGGCCAGGACGCGCCCGGTGGCCTCGGCGGTCACGTTGGCGTACATGTCGGCCACGAGGTTCCCGCTAGCGTACACGTGCGACGCGTCGAAGGGCACGCCGTTGGCGTCGCTGGGCAGGGCCGCCATGCCCGCCGACAGGTACTGCCGGGGGTCCATGCCGCCCATGACGGCCGCGACGACCGGGTTGTGTGCAGCGGCCGCTTCCTGCTCGGAGGCGGGCGCGCCTTCCAGATTCAGGGCGACGGCGGTCGCGAGCATCTGAATGTGGCTGATCTCCTCCGTGCCCGTCTCCATGAGCAGGTCGCGGTACTTCACGGGGCCGCGCGCACCGAACGCCTGGAAGAGGTACTGGAGACACACGCGGATCTCGCCCTCGACGCCGCCGATGGCCTGTTGCAGCAGGCGGGCGAAGCGGGGGGCGGGCGTCTGCACGGTCACGGGGTACTGGAGTTTGCTGTCGTGGTAGAACATTCGGTCTCCGGGCGGGGGGTATGAGGGGGCGGCGGGCCGGACCGGGCCCGCGGAACTGGGGCTGGGCGGGTGGCCTGCTCACTGTGGCCCTTGCGGTGCGGGCCGGGATGACAGGCCTCCTCAGGGGGGCAGGGGGCAAGTTGCGGCCCGTCCTTCAGTCCCGTGAATGGCCCTTGAGGTTGGTGCTGGCCGCCGGGCGGCCTGGGGGCCGCGCGTGAATCGTTGCGCGCGGCCCGATTGGGGCGCGGGGGCGCGGTACACTGGCGCGTTATGGTCCGCGCGCGTGTGAAACCTGAAGTGATGAGTCCGGTGGGGGGGCACGCCCAGCTGCGTGCGGCCGTGGAGGCCGGCGCCGACGCCGTGTTCTTCGGCGTGAACGCTCCCGCCGGGGAGTCGCGCGGCTTTCACGCGCGTGCGAAGGTGGGGTTCAGCGCCGAGGAACTGCCGGACCTGATGAAGGGCCTGCACGAGCGGGGCGTGATGGGCTTCGTGACCTTCAACATCCTGGTGTTCGACCGGGAGCTCCGGCAGGCCGAGCGGCAGCTGATTCACCTCGCCGAGTCGGGCGTGGACGCATTGATCGTGCAGGACCACGGCATGGTGCGCCTGGCGCGGGAGATCTGCCCGGATCTGCCCATTCACGGCAGCACGCAGATGAGCATCACGTCCGCCGAGGGCGCCGAACTCGCCCGCCGCTTCGGGGCGAGCCGGGTGGTGCTGGGCCGCGAACTGAGTCTCAAGGACATCGAGCGCATCGCGAATACCACTGACGTGGAGCTGGAGACCTTCGTGCACGGCGCGCTGTGCGTGAGTTACAGCGGGCAGTGCTTCTCCAGCGAGGCGTGGGGGGGCCGCAGCGCGAACCGCGGGCAGTGCGCGCAGGCCTGCCGCCTGCCGTACGAGATGATCGTGGACGGCCTGGAACGCGACCTCGGCGACGCGCGGTACCTGCTCTCGCCCGGCGACCTGTACGCCCTGCATCAGGTGCCGGACCTCGTGCGGATCGGCGTGGACTGCCTGAAGATCGAGGGCCGGTACAAGGACGCCGAGTTCGTCGCCCTGACCACCGCCGCGTACCGCCGGGCGGTAGACGAGGCCTGGGCCGGCCGGCCGCTGTCCGTGACCGCGCAGGAGGAACGCGACCTGGAGCAGGTGTACTCGCGTGGGCTGGGGCCGCACTTCATGGCCGGCACGAACCACCAGACGGTCGTGCGGGGCCGCGCGCCCCGGCACCGCGGCGTGCGCGTGGGCACCGTGCGCGGCGCCACCGAGCGCGGCGTGCTGGTGGAACTGAGCGAGGTCGTGCACGCCGGCGACGGGCTGGTGTTCGACCCGGCGAACTGGCGCTCCCCGCAGGGCCGCGAGGAAGGCGGGTTCCTGTACGGCCTGTGGCAGGGCGGCCGGCAGCTGGAGGGCGCGCCGAGCGTGGGGCAGGTGTACGAACTGCGTTTCGGGCGGGGCGCGGTGGACGCCCGCATGATCCGCGAGGGTGACCCGGTGTGGCGCACCCAGGACCCCGGCCTGAACGCGCGGGTCAAGCCCCTGCTGGACGCGGCCGACCCGGTGCACACCCGCCCGGTGACGGCGCAGTTCGTGGGCCGGGTCGGGGAGGTGCCGGCCCTGACCCTGACCGACGAGGGGGGCCGCAGCGTGACCGTGCACGGTGAGGCGCCCCTGCAGGAGGCCCGCAACCGCGCGCTGGACGAGGCCGGTCTGCGCGAGCAGCTGGGGAAGCTGGGCGGCACGCCGTACCACCTCAGCGCCCTGAACGTGGACCTGCACGGTGCGGGCTTCCTGCCGGTGAGCGCCCTGAACGCCCTGCGTCGCGACGCCGTGGCCGCCCTGACCGCCCTGCGCGGGCAGGCCCCCGACCGCCGGACCACCCCCAAACTCGCGGAGTCGCTGGCCGCGCTGGGGCCCGCGGCGCTCACCGAGCCGGGCAGGCCGCGCCTGCATGTGCTGGTGCGCACCCCGGAACAGCTGGACGCCGCGCTGGAGGTGGGCGCGGACTCGGTCACGCTGGACTACCTGGAGCTGTACGGCCTGAAACCCAGCGTGGAGCGCGTGAAGGCTGCCGGCATTCCCGTGCGGGTCGCCAGCCCCCGCATCCTGAAACCCACCGAGCAGAACCTGGAGAAGTTCCTGCTGTCGCTGGACGCCGAACTGCTGGTGCGTTCGGGGGGGCTGCTGGAGGGCCTGCAGGACGCCCCGAACCACCCAGTGCTGATTGGGGACTTCAGCCTGAACGCCGCGAACGTCCTGACCACCCGCGCCCTGCTGGACCTGGGCCTCACGCGGATCACGCCCACGCACGACCTGAACGCCCGGCAGATCACGGAACTCGCCGGACTGGTCGGCCCCGAGCGGCTGGAAGTGATCGCGTACCAGCACCTGCCGGTGTTCCACACCGAGCACTGCGTGTTCTGCCGCTTCCTGTCGGAGGGCACGGACTACACGAACTGCGGCCACCCGTGCGAGTCGCACCGCGTGGCCCTGCGCGACGAGCGCGGCGTGCAGCACCCGGTGATGGCGGACGTCGGCTGCCGGAACACGGTGTTCGAGGGCCGCCCCCAGGTGGCTGGCCTGCACCTGGAAGACTGGCTGACGGCGGGCCTGCGGGATTTCCGCCTGGAGTTCGTGCACGAGACGCCGGAGCAGGTCCGGGGGGTGATCCGCCTGCACCGCGCCGCCCTGGCGGGCGAGCTGGACCTGGCGGAGCTGCAGGAGGGCCTGGACACCCTGGCCGACCAGGGCACCACCGAGGGCAGCCTGTTCGTGCCGAACGACTTTGGGCTGCTGGACGCCCTGCCTCTGCTGGGTTGATTTCAGGCCGGCCGCGAATGGTGAAGGAACGCTCAATTTGGGCGGCCACAGAAGCCCCGTCCTGCACACGACCCTTCAACGTCGAAATGCCTTCCGGGGCCCACTGGCAGGCCGGTTCCTGTCGCCGGAAAGCCGGCTCATCTGGATGCGGAAGAGCCGCCCGTACGCTGGGTCATGACGCCCACCCGAGCCCCTGCCCAGGCCCACCCGGTGAAGGTGGAGCGCCACGACACCGCCGGAATGCAGCACCACACCAACACCGGCGTACGCGAGGTGCACACCTACCGCCAGACGCCGCACGGCCTGTTCGTCGCGCGGGACTTCGTGGACCACCCCCGCGTCCGGCACTGGCAGGCCCACCTGCTGCCCGCCCTGCACCTCGTGGTGTGCCTGTACGACTTCCACGTGCAGCGCGAACACGACTACTACCTGGACATCGCCCACGTCCACCGGGACGGGGCCGTCTGGATCGTGCAGGACCACTACCTGGACATCGTGATCCACGACGGCCGCACGGCCGAACTGCTCGACGAGGACGAACTGCACGCCGCCTGCGCGGCCGGCTTCATCAGCGACGAGGACGTGTACCAGGCGCAGCTTCGGGCACTGGTGACGCTGGACGGCCTGCACCACGCCCGCTACCGCCTGCCGGTCTGGCTGGCCGGGCAGGGCGTGCAGCTCGACTGGCTGCCCGCGCCCCGGCAGGTGGCGCCCGCCCAGGCGGCCCCGCAGCGCCTGACCGCCTGACATCCGGTCCGCGCTCACCTGCGGCCTCCAGACCCGGCGGGCCGCGGTAGGGTCCGGCATGTCCACGGTTCCCCCCGTCACCCCACAGGCCCGGCTGGAGGCCGCCCTGCCCGCCGCACTCGACCGCATCCGGCAGACGCCCGCCGTGTACGCCGCGCTGTGGTGCGGGTCTGCGGCGCGCGGGGAAGGCAACGACCTCAGCGACCTGGACCTTCACGTGCTGGTCACCGGGGATGAACGCTGGCGCAGCAGCTTCACGATGCACGGCCCGGACGGGCGTGGCGTGCAGGTGGAGGTCTTTCACAACCCGCTGCGCAAGGTCCGGGCCATGTTCGCCGCGGGCGACGCGGCCACGCTCGCCATGTACGCCGGGGGCCGCCCGGTGCTGCCGCACCCGGACCTGGAAGCTGTGCAGGCCGAGGCCCGCGCCCTTCTGGACGCCGGGCGTGTCCCGCAGCCCGTGAACGCCTGGGACCGTTTCGCGCTGCTGGAAACCGTGATGGACGCCCGCGCGGAACAGCATGCGCCCGCCCACGCCGCGTACGTGATGCTCGGCGTGACCCGCCACGCGGTGCCCCTGCTGTACCGCCTGCGCGGCTGGTGGGATGTCTCGCCCCGCCACTGGCTGGCGGACATGGAGGCCCGCGATCCGGCGGTGGCCGCCGAGCTGCACGCGTGCCTGACCGTCCCCGACCCCGCGCGGCGGCAGGCGGCCTTTGAGGCGCTGGCCCGGCGGGTCACCGGGGACTTCACGTATCACGACCTGGACGGCGAGCGCCAGCGCGTGCCCCAGGGCCGGACCGGCGGGCCAGAAGGGTCCCTGTCAGAGCGGCGCGCGTAGGCTGGCGGGAATGATCGAGGTCCAGCATTACACCAAGCGCTTCGGGCGGGTCGCGGCCGTGGACGACCTGAGCTTCACCGTGCACCCGGGAGAGATCTTCGGGCTGCTGGGCAGCAACGGCGCCGGCAAGACCACGACCATCCGCGCGCTGGTGGGCCTCACCCGCCCCACGGCCGGCACGGTGCGCGTGCAGGGCTTCGACGTCTGGAAGGATCCCGTGCGCGCCAAGGCAGCCTTCGGGTACATCCCGGACCGCCCGTACCTGTACGGGAAACTCACCGCGCGGGAACTGCTGCGCTTCGTGGGGCAGCTGTACCGGGTGCCCGGCACGGACGATCAGATCAGCCGCTGGCTGGACCTGTTCCGCCTCACGGACTTCGGGAACGAGCTGCTGGAGACGTACTCGCACGGCATGCGTCAGAAGGTCGCCATCATCGCCGCGATGCTGCCCGACCCGCCGGTGCTGATCGTGGACGAACCGATGGTCGGCCTGGACCCGCACGCCGCCCGGCAGGTGCGCGAACTGTTCCGCGGGCACGCTGACCGGGGCCGCACGGTGCTGCTCACCACGCACAGCCTGCCGCTGGCCGAAGCGGTGTGCGACCGGCTGGTCGTGCTGGACCGCGGGCGCGTGCTGGGCGAGGGCACCATGGACGACCTGCGCGCCCGGACCGGCACGGCCGCCGGCGGGGTGCACGGCGACAGCCTGGAGCGCATCTTCTTCCGCCTGCTGGAGGAGGAGCAGGCCGAGGCCGACCGGCGCCGGGAAGCGCTGGACCCCGCATGACCGCCCCGCCCGCGCCGCCCAGCCTGCTGCGCCTGAAATGGACCGCGCTGTGTCACGCCGCGCAGCGCGCACCGAAGTGGGGTTTCGTGCTGGTGGGCGCCCTGGCCGCGCTGCTGGTGTGGGCCGAGGTGTACGGCACGTGGCGTGCCCTGACGTTCCTGGGCACCTTCGGGGACATCGGCACCAACGTCTTTGCGCGGGTGCTGGAGGTGGGCCTGATCACCCTGACCAGCGGCGTGACGTTCAGCGCCACCACCGCCGCCATCCAGACCCTGTACCTGAGTGACGACCTGAACTTCCTGCTGGCGCAGCCGCTCGCCACCCGCCGCGTGTTCGGGCTGAAGGTCTTCGAGACGTTCCTGAACACCGCTCTGGTCCCCACCTTCCTGACGCTGCCGCTGATCCTGACCGTCGCTGCGTACTTCCACGCGCCCGCCTGGGCGTACCCGCTGATGCTGGGCACCGTGCTGCTCAGCTTTTCCGCGCCGGTCGGGCTGGGCGCCCTGCTGGCCGTGCTGCTCATGCGGATCGCGCCGGTCGGCCGGGTGCGGGAGGTGAGCACCGCGCTGGGCGTGCTGATCAGCGCCGGGCTGGTGTACGCCATCCGCGCCCTGCGGCCCGAGGTGCTCGTGCAGCGCATGCAGGACCCGGAGAGGTTCGAGGAACTCCTGCGGAATTTCGCCGCCCCCACCAGCCCGCTCCTGCCGCCCGCCTGGGCCGCGCAGGCGCTGTGGCAGGCCGCGCACGGCGCACTCTCCGCCAGCCTGCTCCCGCTGGCGGGCCTCACGGCGGCGCTGCTGGTGGGCGCCACGCTGCTCGCCACCCGCGCCTACCAGGAAGGCTGGGCGCGGGCGCTGGACAGCAGCCGGCCCAACCTGGACCCCACCCCGAAACGGGCCGGCTGGACCGAACGCCGCCTCGGCCGCCTGGGACCGGGCGGGATGCTCGCCAGCAAGGACAGCCGCGTCACCTTCCGCGACCCCACCCAGTGGAGCCAGCTGCTGGTCGTCGCCGCCCTGGCCGGCGTGTACCTGATCAGCGTGAAGGCCGTGCCCGTCCCCGTGCCGCAGTTCCGGGGCATCCTGGGCTACATCCAGCTGGCCTTCCAGGGATTCATCATCGCGGGCGTAGCCGTGCGCCTGGCGTTCCCGGCCGTGTCCACCGAGGGCCGCGCGTACTGGCTGCTGCGCACCGCGCCAGTCAGCCCGCGCCAGATCGTGCTCAGCAAGTTCTGGGGGGCGCTGCCGGTCACGCTGGTGCTGGGGCTGGTGATGGGCCTCGCCAGCGCCCGCGCCCTGGACCTCGGGCCGGTCCTGCTGCTCCTGAGCGCCCTGGTCAGCGTGAGCAACGCCCTGGTGATCACCGCGCTGGGCGTGGGCCTGGGCGCCGCCGCCCCCCGCTTCGACGCGGACAACCCCGCCGAGATCGGCGTGAGTGCCGGCGGACTGGCCTTCATGGGCCTGAGCCTGGCGTACTCGGTGCTGTGCCTGATGCTCCTCGCCCGGCCCGCCGCCGGCAGCGTCCTGCGCCCCGACCTGTTCCCCGGCCTGAGCGCCCTGACCACCCCGGAGGGCCTGCTGGGCCTGCTGGGCCTGGGACTGGCCACGGCCCTGGGCACCTGGCTCAGCCTGCGCCTCGGCTGGCAGCGGCTGGACGCCCTGGACTGACCCCCGGG from Deinococcus ficus includes:
- a CDS encoding manganese catalase family protein, with translation MFYHDSKLQYPVTVQTPAPRFARLLQQAIGGVEGEIRVCLQYLFQAFGARGPVKYRDLLMETGTEEISHIQMLATAVALNLEGAPASEQEAAAAHNPVVAAVMGGMDPRQYLSAGMAALPSDANGVPFDASHVYASGNLVADMYANVTAEATGRVLACRLLELTDDPGMKDMLRFLIARDTMHQQQWLAVIEELGGAQANLPIPNSFDVSEEIREVSYDFVSTGLDGVPIPEGRWSSGPSLDGLGEFRVRKASPLGDKPQLAPPMPQGYAQVQQMAGADGTRQDQTIRTAPDSDQS
- a CDS encoding U32 family peptidase, with amino-acid sequence MVRARVKPEVMSPVGGHAQLRAAVEAGADAVFFGVNAPAGESRGFHARAKVGFSAEELPDLMKGLHERGVMGFVTFNILVFDRELRQAERQLIHLAESGVDALIVQDHGMVRLAREICPDLPIHGSTQMSITSAEGAELARRFGASRVVLGRELSLKDIERIANTTDVELETFVHGALCVSYSGQCFSSEAWGGRSANRGQCAQACRLPYEMIVDGLERDLGDARYLLSPGDLYALHQVPDLVRIGVDCLKIEGRYKDAEFVALTTAAYRRAVDEAWAGRPLSVTAQEERDLEQVYSRGLGPHFMAGTNHQTVVRGRAPRHRGVRVGTVRGATERGVLVELSEVVHAGDGLVFDPANWRSPQGREEGGFLYGLWQGGRQLEGAPSVGQVYELRFGRGAVDARMIREGDPVWRTQDPGLNARVKPLLDAADPVHTRPVTAQFVGRVGEVPALTLTDEGGRSVTVHGEAPLQEARNRALDEAGLREQLGKLGGTPYHLSALNVDLHGAGFLPVSALNALRRDAVAALTALRGQAPDRRTTPKLAESLAALGPAALTEPGRPRLHVLVRTPEQLDAALEVGADSVTLDYLELYGLKPSVERVKAAGIPVRVASPRILKPTEQNLEKFLLSLDAELLVRSGGLLEGLQDAPNHPVLIGDFSLNAANVLTTRALLDLGLTRITPTHDLNARQITELAGLVGPERLEVIAYQHLPVFHTEHCVFCRFLSEGTDYTNCGHPCESHRVALRDERGVQHPVMADVGCRNTVFEGRPQVAGLHLEDWLTAGLRDFRLEFVHETPEQVRGVIRLHRAALAGELDLAELQEGLDTLADQGTTEGSLFVPNDFGLLDALPLLG
- a CDS encoding DUF402 domain-containing protein produces the protein MTPTRAPAQAHPVKVERHDTAGMQHHTNTGVREVHTYRQTPHGLFVARDFVDHPRVRHWQAHLLPALHLVVCLYDFHVQREHDYYLDIAHVHRDGAVWIVQDHYLDIVIHDGRTAELLDEDELHAACAAGFISDEDVYQAQLRALVTLDGLHHARYRLPVWLAGQGVQLDWLPAPRQVAPAQAAPQRLTA
- a CDS encoding ABC transporter ATP-binding protein, which codes for MIEVQHYTKRFGRVAAVDDLSFTVHPGEIFGLLGSNGAGKTTTIRALVGLTRPTAGTVRVQGFDVWKDPVRAKAAFGYIPDRPYLYGKLTARELLRFVGQLYRVPGTDDQISRWLDLFRLTDFGNELLETYSHGMRQKVAIIAAMLPDPPVLIVDEPMVGLDPHAARQVRELFRGHADRGRTVLLTTHSLPLAEAVCDRLVVLDRGRVLGEGTMDDLRARTGTAAGGVHGDSLERIFFRLLEEEQAEADRRREALDPA
- a CDS encoding putative ABC transporter permease subunit, whose amino-acid sequence is MTAPPAPPSLLRLKWTALCHAAQRAPKWGFVLVGALAALLVWAEVYGTWRALTFLGTFGDIGTNVFARVLEVGLITLTSGVTFSATTAAIQTLYLSDDLNFLLAQPLATRRVFGLKVFETFLNTALVPTFLTLPLILTVAAYFHAPAWAYPLMLGTVLLSFSAPVGLGALLAVLLMRIAPVGRVREVSTALGVLISAGLVYAIRALRPEVLVQRMQDPERFEELLRNFAAPTSPLLPPAWAAQALWQAAHGALSASLLPLAGLTAALLVGATLLATRAYQEGWARALDSSRPNLDPTPKRAGWTERRLGRLGPGGMLASKDSRVTFRDPTQWSQLLVVAALAGVYLISVKAVPVPVPQFRGILGYIQLAFQGFIIAGVAVRLAFPAVSTEGRAYWLLRTAPVSPRQIVLSKFWGALPVTLVLGLVMGLASARALDLGPVLLLLSALVSVSNALVITALGVGLGAAAPRFDADNPAEIGVSAGGLAFMGLSLAYSVLCLMLLARPAAGSVLRPDLFPGLSALTTPEGLLGLLGLGLATALGTWLSLRLGWQRLDALD